AACATAAAAAAGTGTCCTTGTAGTTGTCCCACCCGTCTTCAGGCCCGAAGTTTAAGCAAGTGGACCGTGGCTGTCGAATGAATTAGAATTCAATGCATAGAAAGTTTAGAGATGACTGCAAGTAAATTTCAAGTCCGTTTTACAAGAAGCAGACTGGGCCAATGTCAACACCAAATTCTTGATCAGCGCCACCAACATCCATAGGTGCAATGTCAATAATAGGCAGTCGTGATGTTTTCATCGTTTTGTATTCGAAGACTGTCCTGCCCCATTCGCCAGTATGTCTCTGTTGGTTAAAAAAACAAGAGTCATTACTAACTTGTGATAATGGGTGGAGTATCTAAGTCCTAATGTATCAAGtccaattattttcatttttatcaCCTGTACagactgtttataatcctttcaATTTTGCTCAATGAAGTATCTTGACTCATTTTGTTTGCACGTCTCTAAGCATTAAAAATTCCAAACGCTGAGTGCACAAGTTGCTTGGTAAGGTGCATTAGATCTTACTAATTCTATTGGCTGTCTATTGTTAATGAACAAGATCAAAATGTGCTCAGAGATCCTGTATTTCCATTTTCTAAATGATAACGAAAAGACCTATTGCATTTCAAACTTACCGTGCAACCATCCTCAGAAACGGTGTATGTGAATCGACTGTTGCCTTCTGCTCTGATTTCAATTTCGTTGGAACCTTGGAGCAATACAGCCTTCTTCAGGTTACCAGCTTCCTCGTCCATGTAGGCAATGCTATTCTTACAGTGGTATGTGATGTTCTGGGTTGCCTCAGAGGACATCAAGCGCAGGAAGGTAATTTGGATTGCAACATCTCCAGCAAggacaccatcatcaccaccatagCCAAACTATAAAGAAAACAAATATAAGGTCAGGTTATTCTTAAAAGTTATTAATTGAAGATGGTTGACATGCAGTTTTGAAGCACTCTTCTGCTTTATTTATGCTGCCAATTGCATCATAAATAAAACATAATTAGACACAATAAATTTTAGCAGATAAtcatttgtgttttcttttgcgAATATACCTGGAAGCCACCATCCATGTTCTCGCCGAACCAGACATGCTTCTTCTCCTTTGGATTCTTGGTTGTGTACCAGTTCTTTTGTGGGATTGTCTGTGGGCTTGAGTAGACACAGGTCTCACCAGTTTCCATGTTACAGTATACACGGATAGCATCCAGAGTGCAGCCTTGGTTAGGATCAATCCAATAATCGCCTATGGAATAAATGGTAAAGATCATCAGTGTTCCATTCTTGCTTCATCAAGTTTGGCTTCAGTCAATTTGTATCGCATTTCATAATCTTTTTAGTGACATAATTCTGAACTTTTTATACTGGTATGTTTTGCTTTCATGAAACTTGTGTATGGCTATGATAGTCCCGACATGCAATGTTTTGTCTGGTTAATTTCAGCATTGGTTCTGTACAATATGGATATTTATTTTAAGTATTTAAACTCACCGCTCTTCCAATCTGGGTGGCACATCTTCAGGTCACGGCAGGTACGGGCTGGGTTCTTTCTGGTGCCTTCAGGGCTGCGGATGTTCTCAATCTGCTGGGTCAGGGATTTCAGAGTGGTGTCAATTTGAATGTCACGGTCTGCGACAGCCCCGGCATCATCAGCTCTGAAATAACGGAGTGGATCTGGGCCTTTGTCGGGTTGTGGTGCAGCGAATTGGAAGTCGAATCCTCCAGAAGATGGACCAGGTGGGCCAGGGATACCAGGAGGTCCAGGTGGGCCCTGGAAGGTGAACACAATTGTAGTTAAGTAAGGCTACATAGAAGCAGGTGAAGTTCATTCTAATTTGCAAACACAACAGCATCAGGAGAGACGTTACTTACAGCAGGACCCATGTCACCGTTACGACCACGAGGACCAGGTGGACCAATAGGACCAGGGAGACCACTAATACCATCTTTGCCAGGAGAACCAGAGGGACCAGCAGGACCCTGGTGGGAAGGAAAACACATTAACAAATGGTGCCAATGTAGTTTTATTAAAATATTCATGCAATTTGCCTAAAATTAAACGAAAGTTTAATCACTTAATTAAAGTGATTAGAAATCATGCTACACATTCCAAGTCATTCCTGTTTTCTTTAGAAATTGTTTCTTCTATTAAAACAATGTTTAAAGACTATATTATATATTAAAATACTGATGGACTTGAAAAGTGACATTGCTTTTATACAAATGAAGAATATACTTACACGTGGGCCAGCAGCACCTGAAGGACCAGCAGGACCTTGCTCACCAGGAGGACCCTGTGGGATTGCAGAAAATATTTCAATATGGGAAATACATAACAGGAAAGAACAATTTTAGACAGGGAATGGAGCTAAAGTTCTGAGATAAAAATGGATTACTTACAGGAGGACCAGGCAGACCTTGAATACCAGGGAAACCTCTGTGGCCTTTGATACCTCTTGAACCAGACTCACCAGCTTCACCTCTATCACCACGGGCACCAACTGCACCCTGAAGTGAAGTGAAAAGGAACTTATTTTAGTTGCTCATATTTTGTGTTTCACTCTTTACAATGTTGGAAAGCTACCAAATGTTCACTTTACTATTGCTAAAATTTCCTCTCTCAAGTTAACTAACACCATCTCTTGCAATTACATTTACACAGTTTGGTTTAGCGAatttattttggtgtttttgttgATCAGTAATGAAGAAACCAAAATAGCTTAACTATTGATTATATCTAAATTGTATATCACCCAATTCATGTAAATATGCCAGTGTTTGCTGAGAATTTGTCAACAACTCTGAAAAGATGAGTGGTTATCTATTCAGCAAGCATAATTTTAAATAGCAGAGTTTACTTACCACAGGACCACGGGGACCCATTGGACCAGCAGGACCAGCAGGACCAGCAGCACCCTGAAGGTTAGAAAGAAACCCAGAGGtaaatataattttcaaattaatacaTTAAAACTACATCATTGAAATCAGTATGTCTTAAATAATTCAAATTTTCAGTTTTGACTCTTTCAGAGACAAAATACTTTTACTCCATTAGCTACATTCATTCGGAATTAACAATGGAACGTGAACAAATGACTACATGCAATCTGcagttgttcactttggaagcTAGGTTTTAACCTGACATTAAATGATAATTAACTGCATGATCTTTTAATCTGAATAAATATCTAATGTTGCAGGGCTGTACATTTAAAGAATTTGTCCAGAGTGCAAAATGCTGATAATTTTATGTATCCGtatgaaaatattttgaaaaaagcATAATTACTGGTTCACCACGATCACCATTCTTGCCAGCAGGGCCAACTGGGCCAGGGGCACCAGGGGCACCAGGAGCACCGGGAGGACCAGATGGACCGGACTCACCACGATCACCCTACACAGGAATAACAGATTTGTTATAACACAATCAGCACAATCCAAAAGAAAGGTACTCAAACAATTAAATAATACTGGTGAACTTGAAATAGAGAAAAACTAACCTTAGGACCAGGAGCACCATCACGACCAGGAGCACCTTCAGCACCAGGGGCACCCTGAAAACAAGTACAATATAAATCTCAATATTTGATATTAAAATGCATCGGTTTCATTCTTTTCACCAACAATGTATTTGCACACAAATACAGATGTTGGTGCAAGAGATTTTACTTCACACACATTTTGAAGTTATTATTGACCCAAGCATACATAATGAGCTTGGACACAACTGGAGAAGGAAAACAGGATAAACTTCCTCTTAAGAAATCTTATGGCAACAGAAGAGAGCTTGACTTTTACTATTCAGTTGGCATGATTCATTTGATGTGACTGTGAAACAAAAATCACCTAACACCAATACTAAACTTGTAGAGATATCGCAGCAACCAGCAACTATTCAGTCTGGGCTTTACACCATGTGTTCAGAAGAATTTATCCCACCACATGCATGTAGACTGATGGAAACACAGCCTCAAAATGTACTTTAAGTCGTTCAGGGAGTTGGATTTGTGGAAGTATCAGAATAATTGACTTCAGGGTGAATTATTGCAAAGATGAAAATTTGGAATTTGCTAATTTATGCATCAATATAGTTAATTTTCATTGGACAGTTATTACCTGAAAGGTAAATGGGTAAATACATGGTAAATGAACGAAGGATCTGCATATACAAGTACACCAGTTAGAGTTAATTGCAGGTTAGCAAGGCCATAAAAAGCAGACTATTTCTTGAGGCATAGAAATAAGCAGGAGAGGTGTTATCTAAATCTGTATCAAACCATAGTTTAGAGTCGTAAAAAAGGATAGAGGCAcaggagatggtgcagagaagatGTTCAAGGGTGATGCCAGAAATATCTGGCAAAAATATCAGGAAAGATTAAAGTGGAGCATGGATCCATGTTTTTGACATTTGTAAAGGTTTTGATAAAATGGATCCAGAAAGAATGTTTCCTTTTAGATGATATGTGGAAAAGGCATCAGTTAACACAGTCACCAAGAAGTCTAGAAGGAATATAGAACTTGTAAGCATAGGCAGTGATTGAAGCAAAGAGTATAGATTCATTTATGACAAGGAAAACAAGAATAGCAGatacaagaaagaaagaaaagaaagctaTGATAATAAAGGAAGAAGACTGGGGAGAGGCTTGACAGAAGCCTATATGCTTTTATGGACTATTTGGATCAAATGAATTGTGTCCAGTGTATTTTCTTTGGTTCAGAAGAATTATGTGCTCAATTCTATTGATAAATGTGGTATGTCATCCTATTTGTGTTATGTGCTCTGATTGAAATGCTTTGCTCTGTTTCAGCTGGTGAAAGAAAGGTGATAAATTTTGAACAGAAGAGCTAATGTGTTTATATAATAATGCTTGGGGACAACAATGAGAAATCAATTGAAAAATCAAAACTTGAAGAAATGAAATTATTAACATCCTTACTTCACGACCAGATTCACCAGGTGGGCCAGCGATACCAGGAGGACCCATTGGGCCTGGGGGACCACGGTCACCAGGTGCACCAACTGGACCTTGTTTTCCAGGCTCACCCTAAACGACAGAGAAATAGTTTTTGCTTTGTGAGCATACGGACTTTGACCAAGAAACGATCGAACTTCATGGTTATAATGATAACACGACAAATCAAAGAgaataaatgtgtttttttttatcagaagAACATCTTGATCTAGAGTCTGTTCATAAGCATTTATAAAGACAGCTAattatctttaaataaaacaagtGCATTCTGTTAATTCCATGATAGAGTTTTCTGATAGCTCAGAAGCTTAGAAAAGATGTGGAATGTTGTATTCTGGTTGTATACTGCACATGAAGCATTGAAGAAAACCGATATTGTTCTGCAACTTACAGGTTTGCCTGGGAGACCCATGTTACCACGATCTCCTCTTTGTCCAGTCAAACCAACTACACCACGGGTTCCAGTAAGACCTTGAGGTCCAGGGATACCGGCTGGACCCTATGAGAAAAAGATGTACATAAAAGTTATAAAAGAACAGAAACAAATTGGTTTTATTTGTTCTAATAGACAGTTTGTCAAAACTATTCCTATTTAAAATCAGTCACTATTGGTTCATAAGGTAAGCATCTGAAACACTGAAGCCCCATTTCATGTTTTATTCAATAATATACAAAGATTAAGTACACTAGCTTTGGAAAATTTTTCCTGCCAAATTGGCAACAGTAGAGTGGAACAGCTTACAGTGGTTGACCCTTAGACTTCAATTGTTTGTCAGGAGGAGAAATGTGTCTTTGGAAGTGGGGCAAAATGTATGGTCACCCGTTATGCATGCCATCTGATAGTATGCATCACCATACAAATGAAAAACATGAATTTCACCATTACATATTTTGGTATGTTGCAGGTGTGGCTTAATATGTTTATTTACAAATCATCGTGTAAAAACAAGTAATTGAACTTCATCCTTATTGCAAGAGTAAAGTTCTCAATGTCTTTTGAAAATTGCACATTAGTTCATTGCTAAAAATGATTTTCTTAATTTCAAGTCTGTGTGTTTTAAGCCAAGCAAACTTACAGGTGGACCATCAGAGCCAGGAGAACCTTTCTCGCCAGGGGGACCAGGAAGACCAATAGCACCAGGTTCACCAGGGCGACCAACAGGACCAGTTTCACCACGAACACCTTTGGCACCTTCTTTTCCagctgggccagatgggccaggAGGACCAGCATTTCCCTACAAATGAATGCAGCAGTTAAAATGTGTATGTTCAAAAGCAATAATGATAGTaaagaaacagttcagaaaatgtCCTTACATTACCAACCAATATTGCTTATATTTTGCAATGATGTTAAAAGTTTGTCCAATATTGCATTCATATGTAAACAGCAAAGTCTGTATCCTActgtctcatgattttgaatatatTAACAAATAAACtgaataaaacattttaaaatatttttaaaatggtacTTACGCTTGGGCCAGGTGGACCAACTCTACCAGCAGCACCAGGGAAACCAGTGGCACCCTAAAACAAGATAGCAAATAGTTATAAGAATTAATTTTTTGCCTAAATTAATCAGGTTTGGATAGACATTTTCAGAATTATACGAAAATTCTTCTAGTAATTAATGATATGGAAGAAACAGCAATGAGTTTAAATAGCTCACCTATAAAATGGCTTTTGGCATATGTAAAATTCACTGTCTGCCATGTTTTGGCTCTGAGCTGACACCTCTGAATCAAGCTCAGTTGTCCCATTGCCACAGTCACAAACCCATGAAAGATATGAGTCTGTGGCCCAGAATTTCTGGTCAGCAGTTAAGCAAAGGTACTTGCCACTGACCTCGAGGAAAAATGTTCACAAAgatccaccaatctttgtagcATATCTTTTCCCTTTCCAGTCAGCAGTTTAAGTCCGATGCCATGTCGGAGGAATGCATGGGCCTACAACATGGACATCACCACGTAGGTAAGCTTCAACCTCATTGTTGCATTCACAGGTGGTAAAACAGGATGTTAAAAGCAATCTTCCTAGAACAACATTTATTTAAGGAAATGTGGAATTTCTATTATCACAGATAAATTTAATTTCCATCAATATTACTTCAGTTGTTCAGAGTTAGGGTGCCTGGATACAACTGTAAAGTTAGTATGCCAATAAAAACCCAGATAAGGTGTAACCTTTTGAAGGTTTTTACAGTAAGGCCAACAAAAGAATACAAATTCTCgtcaattgctgtgtgtgtgaatgggtgtgtgtgggtggggggtggggtggggtgaagtAAAATACTCAATAGTGCATCCTCTGGGGATGTGTgcaatgaatgtttggaattctgttAACCTATTCATGTGGCAATTCCAAATGTTACAGTCAGTTTTTTCAATGGACTAATGACAATGAACACATCACTGCTGTTTAATCaagggaaatatatcacaatggataggataaagaaacTGAATTTTGTGATCCCTGGATTCCAAAATGAACAAAGTACCAAATTTCAACACAGTAGCCTAAAAGAGGATTTCAGTCATTAGTCTGAAATAATTCAAAACATGAACTTACAGGTGGACCAGCAGGACCACGAGCACCTTTAGCACCAGGGGCACCAGTAGGACCCTGcggaattagaaaaaaaaagaagtggCTTTATATTAGGCGCTGACTTACATTAAAATGTGTCAGAAAATACAGTTCACTTTATAAGGTAAAAATCCAATTTTAGCTGAGAAAATCTTTGGTGCTTTTTTAATGGTTACTTACAGGAGGACCAGCAATTCCAACTGCACCAACAGGACCAGCAGGACCAGGATCACCCTTTGCTCCAGTATCACCAGGTTCACCTTTAGCACCAGGTTGACCATCTGCACCCTATTAAGAAAAGAAAGACTTAAATATTTTCAGCTAGGCAACACTGATGCTGTGCAAATTCCAATGTATATTGTCACCATGCTCTATGGGCAAGAAACAATATTATTAACAACAGTTGCTACAATCATTATGAGGTAGGGTAACAAAATTAATTTTACATGCCGAGCAAATGCTTAAATACCCAACATTAATTTTTCAAATTTACATGAAGGCCATTTGTACATGAATTTTCTGATAAACTCTATCAGCGAGCCTTATTTATTAATAAGTCATGATTTTTAATATGAAAAACATTCACAATACTTACAGGAGGACCAGCGAAACCAGCAGGACCAGGAGAACCAGGTTCACCACGTTCGCCCTAAACAGCAGAATAAAAGATCAGAGGCATCCATTACCGTCAATGAAAAATCCTTAGTTTTTGAGAAATGTCAAAAATATTGAATACTGTAAGAATTGAAAGATACAAAAGTGCTTTATGATGGATCTGACAGGCAGCTGGCAGTGGCTGTGATGCCATGCTTCCAGTTTTGCAGCTCACACCAGTTGCATGTTAGACCGACCAATAGCACAGGAGTCTTCACAAATGCATTTAATGTCCTGTATGGTTTCTTAAAATATTAATTACTCACAGTAGCACCGCGAGCACCAGCAGGACCTGAAGGACCAGGAGGACCAGCTTCACCCTACAaacaatatatatataaaatattatTACAACAAACAAAAACATAACATGAAAGTTTGGAATTAATATAATGCATTTAAAACTGTGATTTGGCTGTCCTTCATGAAAAGTTGTTTTGTTTTGTAAGTTATTGATTTTGAGAAAGGAATATGAGTTCTCAGGTGTTTACTGATGTTATTTCATGCATTGATTTTGCATGTACTTCACAGGTTATGCTATGTTGAGGATGCATGGTGCGTTTGATTCAGTTTATAGATCTGTTCAAAGCATTTTATCAAGGAAGTAACAAGAACCAGTGAAAACCATACCTTCTCACCAGGAGCTCCAGCATGTCCAGGTGGGCCAATTGCGCCAGTCATGCCCTAAGAAAATGATTGCATCTtgcaattagaacatagaacgatacagcacagaacaggcccttgggccctcaatgttgcgctgacctgtgaactactctcaactcgtccccctacactatcccaaaatcatccatgtgcttatctaaggattgtttaaatctccctagtaTCACAAAAACTGGTATTGTACTGAAACATAGAAGGATATGTTAATATGACCAATGTAAAATCTAACCATTTAAAAATAGAAGACATTAATTGAACTTGTGCTTCCAGTAGGAAAATATTTTCAATAGGAGTACAGGTAGGAGACAGGGCTGTCATATGACAGAATCAGTTCTCCAGCCTGAAATTCCATTGATCACAGTATCCTGCTAAGAGCGCTGGTCCAGGAATTTACCCAAAGCTTTCGAACTTACAGCAATGACCATGAtcagaacatttagaaaacaaTTTGACTACTTACTCTCATTCCATCTTTGCCAGGAGCACCATCACTTCCCTTTGGACCTGCCTCACCCTTTGAAGAGAAAGAGAAGTCAAGGAAAGTTATTTTTCATCGCCTAAGTAAAAATGGCTAATAACAACTAACATCTTCAGAATATACAGTCGTTCAACACTTCAGTCAAAGCTAAAAGAATATTGCAAGATAACTGTGCAGTGTATACTCACTCTTCCACCCTTGGGACCAGGAAGACCACTAACACcaacagcaccaggcataccctGCAGACCAGGAGGACCCTGACCACCAGGAGCACCAACAGGACCAGCATCACCCTGAAAGGAATAAACAAGAGCTAATATTATGAGGTTATATGTGGCAAAAAGACTGTCTAAAGCCAAATGAATACTTCCAGAGTTACAATGAATGTCTTTTATATTTACTGAAACATTGTTACAATAATGTCTGGTGCACATGTTAAAGCAATGAGCAGCTCTGGAGGCTTCTCAACAGGTCATCTGAATGAGAAGTCTATGCCTCAATATATTGCTTACTTTTAAAAGGGCAATGGAATTTGAAAATATAAAGGTGTTATTCCACACACTCTCTTGTCTCTTGGGCAGCTCTCCTTGTGCTACTTCCATTTTACATGTGTGTCACGCTCAGGTATGAAGTTTAAGCTGATGAGGTTTATATGCCATTAtgttgggtggctcagtggttagcattgctgctccacagcaccagggacccaggcccACCCAaaacttgggtgactgtctgtgtggagtttgcacgttcttcctatATCTGCGTGGCTTTCTGtggggttctccggtttcctcccacagaccaaagatgtgcaagtttggtgGGCTGGCCAAACTAAATCCCGTTGTCGTGTGCAGGCTAAGTTAATTAACCAATTGTAAATGCGGAGTTATGGTtacagggtgggtctgggtaggatgctcttcagagggttagtgcagactcaataggccaaaatggcctcttcctgcagaaattgtagggattctgttgaCAAAGCTATGCATCATAGTGCCATCCACTTCATATGTGCATGTACCCTCGTGTAATTAACTCCAATTCTTGCTGCATCCCTGTCCAGGCTAGAATACCAAATATATCCTAAAGTTCCAACTGCATCTCTGCTTGATCTCTGTATTGTCCATCCACAACCCAAGAATACAGACCTAATCCCAACCTTATAGCCAAGAACTGATGTATGCTTCACCCATCAGTTTAAAAGTCATGTGTACTTATTTCTAACTTCCTAAGTGTCTATCTCCATTCCATATATTTTCCAAAGAGCTTGCTACCTGAGAATTGCATTTGAATCCCATACCCCTCGTATACGTGCATACACAGCATTCACCTAGCCTAACCTCGGCAAGTGATCTTCTGTATGATGACGCATCTAGCACTATATTCCACTTCAAAACAAATTTGTAGAGGCAAACTAAGGCTGGTTTGAGATGAAGAAGCATCTGCAAGAGTAAACTTCATTTCTGGAATTGCAAGTATCATAAATTAATGTTTTTGATGTAGAAACCCCTTATTTAATGCCTTTAGTAAGTATGAAATCATTTTAGTCCTGATTCAAGGTCATTTCCTGTATGTTTTTGTGTGAAGATTTACCTTAGGGCCATCATTACCAGGAGCGCCAGGAGAACCACGAACACCTGGAGGGCCAG
Above is a window of Hemiscyllium ocellatum isolate sHemOce1 chromosome 32, sHemOce1.pat.X.cur, whole genome shotgun sequence DNA encoding:
- the LOC132830996 gene encoding collagen alpha-1(I) chain-like isoform X1; the protein is MFSFVDTRTLLLLAATLVVGRCQADDDNSGSSCYKDGNQYEDKDIWKPQPCQICVCDSGRVLCDDIICEETSDCPDAEIRPGECCPVCPSQEPDGGETYSSGPGIQGPQGPKGEPGPKGDRGLPGLPGRDGIPGSPGRDGPPGPPGPPGTSGLGGNFLPQMSGFSEKTSGGIPMPGPMGPMGPRGAPGPPGTPGPQGFQGHQGEPGEPGAPGPMGPRGPPGPPGKNGDDGESGKPGRPGDRGAPGPQGARGFPGTPGLPGIKGHRGYNGMDGAKGDPGPAGPKGEAGAPGENGSPGAMGLRGQPGERGRPGAPGPAGARGNDGAAGAAGPPGPVGPAGPPGFPGAPGAKGEAGPAGGRGADGPAGARGEPGNPGPAGPTGAPGLAGTDGQPGAKGAAGAPGISGAPGFPGPRGPSGPQGAVGPTGPKGNTGEAGAPGSKGEPGAKGEPGVAGPQGPPGPAGEEGKRGARGEPGIQGLPGSTGERGGPGLRGFPGSDGPIGPKGIQGERGSPGPLGPKGATGEPGRPGEAGLPGARGLTGSPGSPGADGKPGPPGPAGQDGRPGPPGPAGVRGQPGVMGFPGPKGAAGEPGKSGERGIAGPVGAVGPAGKDGEVGAPGPAGPAGPSGDRGEQGPAGPPGFQGLPGPPGAAGEAGKPGEQGLPGDVGAPGAPGSRGEKGFHGERGPPGAAGPPGVRGSPGAPGNDGPKGDAGPVGAPGGQGPPGLQGMPGAVGVSGLPGPKGGRGEAGPKGSDGAPGKDGMRGMTGAIGPPGHAGAPGEKGEAGPPGPSGPAGARGATGERGEPGSPGPAGFAGPPGADGQPGAKGEPGDTGAKGDPGPAGPVGAVGIAGPPGPTGAPGAKGARGPAGPPGATGFPGAAGRVGPPGPSGNAGPPGPSGPAGKEGAKGVRGETGPVGRPGEPGAIGLPGPPGEKGSPGSDGPPGPAGIPGPQGLTGTRGVVGLTGQRGDRGNMGLPGKPGEPGKQGPVGAPGDRGPPGPMGPPGIAGPPGESGREGAPGAEGAPGRDGAPGPKGDRGESGPSGPPGAPGAPGAPGPVGPAGKNGDRGEPGAAGPAGPAGPMGPRGPVGAVGARGDRGEAGESGSRGIKGHRGFPGIQGLPGPPGPPGEQGPAGPSGAAGPRGPAGPSGSPGKDGISGLPGPIGPPGPRGRNGDMGPAGPPGPPGIPGPPGPSSGGFDFQFAAPQPDKGPDPLRYFRADDAGAVADRDIQIDTTLKSLTQQIENIRSPEGTRKNPARTCRDLKMCHPDWKSGDYWIDPNQGCTLDAIRVYCNMETGETCVYSSPQTIPQKNWYTTKNPKEKKHVWFGENMDGGFQFGYGGDDGVLAGDVAIQITFLRLMSSEATQNITYHCKNSIAYMDEEAGNLKKAVLLQGSNEIEIRAEGNSRFTYTVSEDGCTRHTGEWGRTVFEYKTMKTSRLPIIDIAPMDVGGADQEFGVDIGPVCFL
- the LOC132830996 gene encoding collagen alpha-1(I) chain-like isoform X2 — translated: MFSFVDTRTLLLLAATLVVGRCQADDDNSGSSCYKDGNQYEDKDIWKPQPCQICVCDSGRVLCDDIICEETSDCPDAEIRPGECCPVCPSQEPDGGETYSSGPGIQGPQGPKGEPGPKGDRGLPGLPGRDGIPGSPGRDGPPGPPGPPGTSGLGGNFLPQMSGFSEKTSGGIPMPGPMGPMGPRGAPGPPGTPGPQGFQGHQGEPGEPGAPGPMGPRGPPGPPGKNGDDGESGKPGRPGDRGAPGPQGARGFPGTPGLPGIKGHRGYNGMDGAKGDPGPAGPKGEAGAPGENGSPGAMGLRGQPGERGRPGAPGPAGARGEPGNPGPAGPTGAPGLAGTDGQPGAKGAAGAPGISGAPGFPGPRGPSGPQGAVGPTGPKGNTGEAGAPGSKGEPGAKGEPGVAGPQGPPGPAGEEGKRGARGEPGIQGLPGSTGERGGPGLRGFPGSDGPIGPKGIQGERGSPGPLGPKGATGEPGRPGEAGLPGARGLTGSPGSPGADGKPGPPGPAGQDGRPGPPGPAGVRGQPGVMGFPGPKGAAGEPGKSGERGIAGPVGAVGPAGKDGEVGAPGPAGPAGPSGDRGEQGPAGPPGFQGLPGPPGAAGEAGKPGEQGLPGDVGAPGAPGSRGEKGFHGERGPPGAAGPPGVRGSPGAPGNDGPKGDAGPVGAPGGQGPPGLQGMPGAVGVSGLPGPKGGRGEAGPKGSDGAPGKDGMRGMTGAIGPPGHAGAPGEKGEAGPPGPSGPAGARGATGERGEPGSPGPAGFAGPPGADGQPGAKGEPGDTGAKGDPGPAGPVGAVGIAGPPGPTGAPGAKGARGPAGPPGATGFPGAAGRVGPPGPSGNAGPPGPSGPAGKEGAKGVRGETGPVGRPGEPGAIGLPGPPGEKGSPGSDGPPGPAGIPGPQGLTGTRGVVGLTGQRGDRGNMGLPGKPGEPGKQGPVGAPGDRGPPGPMGPPGIAGPPGESGREGAPGAEGAPGRDGAPGPKGDRGESGPSGPPGAPGAPGAPGPVGPAGKNGDRGEPGAAGPAGPAGPMGPRGPVGAVGARGDRGEAGESGSRGIKGHRGFPGIQGLPGPPGPPGEQGPAGPSGAAGPRGPAGPSGSPGKDGISGLPGPIGPPGPRGRNGDMGPAGPPGPPGIPGPPGPSSGGFDFQFAAPQPDKGPDPLRYFRADDAGAVADRDIQIDTTLKSLTQQIENIRSPEGTRKNPARTCRDLKMCHPDWKSGDYWIDPNQGCTLDAIRVYCNMETGETCVYSSPQTIPQKNWYTTKNPKEKKHVWFGENMDGGFQFGYGGDDGVLAGDVAIQITFLRLMSSEATQNITYHCKNSIAYMDEEAGNLKKAVLLQGSNEIEIRAEGNSRFTYTVSEDGCTRHTGEWGRTVFEYKTMKTSRLPIIDIAPMDVGGADQEFGVDIGPVCFL